In a single window of the Leopardus geoffroyi isolate Oge1 chromosome D2, O.geoffroyi_Oge1_pat1.0, whole genome shotgun sequence genome:
- the CLRN3 gene encoding clarin-3, giving the protein MPTKKKTLMFLSSFFTSFGSFIVVCSMLGTQEWVSSQIAISDSSSNGSLVITYGLFQGKSHQEFSHGLEESQKGFAVLEKLNNSSRRTLHLVVVLLLVLSLCTSLLSSGFTFYNSISNPYQTFLGPVGVYTWSGLAALFVFLTMILFVANTQSNRLSEELAQTLYPLYPTTTYRGTTHSYGYSFWLTLLVILLSVVTVVIIVFYQKARHQRKQEQRKPMEYAPRDGILF; this is encoded by the exons ATGCCTACGAAGAAGAAAACACTGATGTTTTTATCCAGCTTCTTTACAAGCTTCGGGTCATTCATCGTAGTCTGCTCCATGCTCGGGACTCAAGAATGGGTCAGCAGTCAAATTGCCATCAGTGACTCGTCTTCAAACGGTAGTCTTGTTATCACCTATGGACTTTTTCAAGGCAAGAGTCACCAAGAATTCAGTCATGGACTTGAGGAATCACAAAAAGGCTTTGCAG TTCTAGAGAAGTTGAACAATTCTTCCCGAAGAACGCTCCACTTGGTGGTCGTCCTGCTGCTGGTGCTCAGCCTGTGCACGTCGCTGCTGAGTTCCGGGTTCACCTTCTACAACAGCATCAGCAACCCCTACCAGACGTTCCTGGGGCCCGTGGGCGTGTACACCTGGAGTGGCCTTGCTG CGTTGTTCGTTTTCCTGACCATGATACTGTTCGTGGCCAACACACAATCCAATCGTCTCTCGGAAGAGCTGGCCCAGACGCTGTACCCACTGTATCCAACAACCACCTACAGAGGAACGACCCACAGCTACGGTTACTCGTTTTGGCTCACGCTCCTCGTCATTCTTCTAAGTGTTGTCACCGTGGTCATCATCGTTTTCTACCAGAAGGCCAGGCACCAGCGGAAACAGGAGCAGAGAAAGCCAATGGAATACGCTCCCAGAGATGGAATTTTATTCTGA